A genomic segment from Planktothrix agardhii NIES-204 encodes:
- the xisI1 gene encoding fdxN element excision controlling factor protein, whose protein sequence is MAQLEQYRQFIQQLLAEHNKYKPSYGDIEQFTIIDTQNDHYQLVTVGWEGDRRVFSCLIHIDIKGDKIWIQHDGTEVGVANQLIELGVPKQAIVLGFHDPNARKFTEFAVN, encoded by the coding sequence ATGGCACAACTAGAACAATATCGTCAATTCATTCAACAATTACTTGCAGAACACAATAAGTATAAACCTTCTTACGGAGACATAGAGCAATTTACGATCATCGATACGCAAAATGACCATTATCAGTTAGTAACAGTTGGCTGGGAGGGCGATCGCCGTGTGTTTAGTTGCTTGATCCATATTGATATCAAGGGCGATAAAATTTGGATTCAGCATGATGGTACAGAAGTAGGGGTTGCCAATCAACTGATTGAGTTAGGAGTACCTAAACAAGCGATTGTCCTTGGGTTTCACGATCCCAATGCTCGGAAATTCACAGAATTTGCTGTGAACTAA
- a CDS encoding FdxN element excision controlling factor protein: protein MSAKDVYHDIVKAALQKEGWLITHDPLVLELSSGRLEVDLGAEQLIAAEKESFQIAVEIKSFLSPSLTTEFHHALGQFLNYRVALKVKQPNRVLFLAVPIKVYRNFFSGELAQLSVSEYQVKVLVFDPGQEVIVQWHN, encoded by the coding sequence ATGTCTGCCAAGGATGTTTATCACGATATAGTTAAGGCAGCCCTGCAAAAAGAGGGTTGGCTGATTACCCATGACCCACTGGTGTTAGAGTTGTCTTCCGGTCGGCTAGAAGTTGATTTAGGCGCAGAGCAATTAATTGCTGCCGAGAAAGAAAGCTTTCAGATTGCTGTTGAAATCAAAAGCTTTTTATCCCCTTCTCTAACAACAGAATTTCATCATGCTTTAGGGCAGTTTCTTAACTATCGGGTCGCATTAAAGGTCAAACAGCCAAATCGGGTTCTTTTTTTAGCAGTTCCAATTAAAGTATATCGTAACTTTTTTTCTGGAGAATTAGCACAGTTGAGTGTTTCTGAATACCAGGTTAAGGTTCTCGTTTTCGATCCCGGACAAGAGGTGATTGTACAATGGCACAACTAG